A genomic stretch from Solanum stenotomum isolate F172 chromosome 8, ASM1918654v1, whole genome shotgun sequence includes:
- the LOC125875034 gene encoding uncharacterized protein LOC125875034, with protein MNNYGYPMVMVIEHLQCSMSNDLLCKFPDNSAFDFDYTQSSIWSPLVPRPLSSASNRRFSSGLSRKLSYEDVSVGCTNFNKVTAKIKRKLSNAVTEKMREYHRSKKRKNKAFDFTRLPSSSKLTSTTQTPRKGWVKVLKAATKHFKKKNKKKDSTGDVNFCKLLTDNTLLRTIEVV; from the exons atgaacaattatggatatCCAATGGTGATGGTCATTGAACATTTGCAGTGTTCCATGTCCAATGATCTGCTCTGTAAATTTCCAGATAATTCAGCATTCGATTTCGATTATACCCAGAGTTCAATTTGGTCTCCTCTAGTACCTAGACCATTGTCATCGGCGTCTAACCGGAGGTTCAGCTCTGGTTTATCTCGAAAGCTGTCGTATGAGGATGTCTCGGTAGGATGTACTAATTTCAACAAAGTTACGGCAAAAATCAAGAGGAAGTTGTCTAATGCTGTTACAGAGAAAATGAGAGAGTATCATAGATCcaagaagagaaagaacaaGGCGTTTGATTTTACTCGTCTACCTTCTTCTTCTAAACTCACCTCGACTACTCAAACCCCACGAAAG GGGTGGGTTAAGGTACTGAAAGCGGCTACGAAGCAtttcaagaagaagaacaagaagaaagatTCTACAGGTGATGTTAATTTTTGCAAATTATTGACTGACAACACTCTTCTGCGAACCATAGAAGTTGTTTGA